A part of Bubalus bubalis isolate 160015118507 breed Murrah chromosome 6, NDDB_SH_1, whole genome shotgun sequence genomic DNA contains:
- the LOC112585506 gene encoding LOW QUALITY PROTEIN: ER membrane protein complex subunit 5-like (The sequence of the model RefSeq protein was modified relative to this genomic sequence to represent the inferred CDS: substituted 2 bases at 2 genomic stop codons), with translation MVPLLWKGLVGISLFALAHEAFSTVQYHSXLXLTEKEDESLPIDTVLQTLLAFAVTCYGIVHVAGEFKDMDATSELKDKLFDTLRNHPSFYAFNHHGRVLFQPSGTTNSSNQDALSSNTSLKLRKLESLCQDFYKL, from the exons ATGGTGCCGTTGCTATGGAAGGGGCTGGTGGGCATCAGCCTCTTTGCCCTAGCCCACGAGGCCTTTTCCACTGTGCAGTATCATTCTTAATTGTGATtaacagaaaaggaagatgaatCACTGCCAATAGATACAGTTCTTCAGACACTTCTGGCCTTTGCAGTTACCTGTTATGGTATAGTTCATGTTGCAGGGGAGTTTAAAGACATGGATGCCACTTCAGAACTAAAAGATAAACT ATTTGACACACTAAGGAATCACCCATCATTTTATGCGTTTAATCATCATGGTCGAGTACTGTTCCAGCCTTCGGGTACAACAAATTCTTCAAACCAAGATGCATTGTCCTCTAACACATCATTGAAGTTACGAAAACTTGAATCACTGTGTCAAGATTTTTACAAATTATAA